One segment of Desulfofundulus luciae DNA contains the following:
- a CDS encoding mannosyltransferase family protein → MFRRLFSLFNLDIVTIYLAHQLLIVLAGYFAVIFFPGHYDPRQFFALVGQGLNRWDAGWYLRIAQEGYNQKSAAFFPLYPLLIHLLSRLGVGPAAAGIFISNLSLAGILAIFYRLASMDYDPHTSRRATWYLALFPTAFYLSAIYTESLYLLLVLMTFYFFRQRRWLPAGLCGMLAASTRNMGVFLLFPGLWEYWRATKGKISKDIVFLALIPAGLLFFMIFLQAELGNPLAFVEAQQFWHRSFSWPWVSLEQATVLLWENRRFSRQLLDISFTLVGLASFFLSLGKERPSYTLFALIGLLVPLFSPAPHAPLLSMPRFVMVLFPIYLTLARLVKEGRGHNFILALTSSLFFFLYLLFARGYWVA, encoded by the coding sequence ATGTTCCGGCGGCTGTTTTCTCTATTTAATTTAGATATAGTTACTATCTACCTGGCCCACCAACTGTTAATAGTGCTGGCCGGGTATTTTGCCGTTATTTTTTTCCCGGGCCATTATGATCCCAGGCAGTTTTTTGCCCTTGTGGGCCAGGGGCTCAACCGCTGGGATGCGGGCTGGTACCTGAGAATAGCCCAGGAGGGTTATAACCAAAAGTCCGCTGCCTTCTTCCCCCTTTACCCCTTGCTCATTCACCTGCTCAGCCGGCTGGGTGTGGGCCCGGCAGCGGCCGGAATCTTCATATCCAACCTTTCCCTGGCCGGTATCCTGGCCATTTTTTACCGGCTGGCCAGCATGGACTATGACCCGCACACATCCCGGCGGGCCACATGGTACCTGGCCCTGTTTCCCACCGCCTTTTACCTGTCCGCCATTTATACCGAATCCCTTTACCTCTTGCTTGTACTGATGACCTTTTATTTTTTCCGCCAGAGACGGTGGCTTCCGGCTGGCCTTTGCGGCATGCTGGCCGCATCCACGCGAAACATGGGGGTCTTTTTACTTTTTCCCGGGCTGTGGGAATACTGGCGTGCGACGAAAGGGAAAATAAGCAAGGACATTGTTTTTCTAGCCCTGATCCCTGCGGGCTTGCTGTTTTTCATGATTTTCCTGCAGGCAGAACTGGGCAACCCCCTGGCCTTTGTTGAGGCCCAGCAATTCTGGCACCGCTCCTTTAGCTGGCCCTGGGTGAGTCTGGAACAGGCTACGGTGCTCCTGTGGGAAAACCGGCGCTTTAGCCGCCAGTTGCTGGACATCTCCTTCACCCTGGTGGGATTGGCGTCGTTTTTCCTTTCCCTGGGTAAAGAACGCCCATCCTACACATTGTTTGCGTTGATTGGGCTTTTGGTACCGCTTTTCTCTCCGGCACCTCACGCACCGCTATTGAGCATGCCGCGATTTGTAATGGTATTATTTCCGATTTACCTGACCCTGGCCCGACTGGTCAAGGAAGGACGGGGGCACAATTTCATTCTTGCCCTAACCTCATCCCTGTTCTTCTTTCTCTACTTGCTTTTTGCCCGCGGGTATTGGGTCGCTTAA
- a CDS encoding amino acid ABC transporter ATP-binding protein translates to MVKVRNLNKWFGRLHALKDVNLEVREGEVAVVIGASGSGKSTLLRCLNFLEVPEQGQVIFDGKVIDPRRDDLNLLRREVGMVFQHFNLFPHMSVLENIIEAPVMVKKVPREKAIEEAQALLHKVGLADKVDAYPCQLSGGQQQRVAIARALAMHPRLMLFDEPTSALDPELVGEVLAVMKQLAGEGMTMIVVTHEMGFAREVADRVIFMDEGRIVEEGEPAQVFSRPQKSRTRDFLSRVLWGSGPAQDCWTPAATATSA, encoded by the coding sequence CTGGTCAAGGTGCGCAATCTCAATAAGTGGTTTGGTCGCCTGCATGCCCTCAAGGACGTCAACCTGGAGGTGCGGGAGGGGGAGGTGGCGGTGGTGATCGGGGCCAGCGGCTCCGGCAAAAGCACGCTGCTGCGCTGTTTAAATTTCCTGGAAGTACCAGAACAGGGCCAGGTCATATTTGACGGGAAAGTAATCGACCCCCGGCGGGATGATCTCAATCTTTTGCGCCGGGAGGTAGGCATGGTCTTCCAGCATTTCAACCTTTTTCCCCATATGAGCGTGCTGGAAAATATTATCGAAGCACCGGTTATGGTGAAAAAGGTGCCCAGGGAAAAAGCCATAGAAGAAGCACAGGCCCTCTTACACAAGGTGGGGCTGGCCGATAAGGTAGACGCCTATCCCTGTCAGCTTTCCGGCGGGCAGCAGCAGAGGGTGGCCATTGCCCGTGCCCTGGCCATGCACCCCCGGTTGATGCTTTTTGATGAGCCCACTTCAGCCCTGGACCCGGAGCTGGTGGGGGAAGTGCTGGCGGTAATGAAACAGCTGGCCGGGGAAGGCATGACCATGATCGTGGTCACCCACGAAATGGGCTTTGCCCGGGAGGTGGCAGACCGGGTGATCTTTATGGATGAGGGACGCATTGTGGAAGAAGGTGAGCCGGCCCAGGTTTTCAGCCGGCCACAAAAGAGCCGCACCAGGGATTTCTTGAGCAGGGTTCTGTGGGGATCTGGTCCGGCTCAAGACTGCTGGACCCCGGCTGCTACAGCCACTTCCGCTTGA
- a CDS encoding GNAT family N-acetyltransferase gives MLTASAKTTEIKQLTTPQGMVFIEGPVSKEYLATLTMNERLRNFRSPARQKEALMIAAGDPEGLVYIARHGQEIIGYVLFHKPSKYTRWSRHPRLLELGAIEVSRSWQRLGIAKELLQQAFKNEMLEDYVVITTEFYWHWDLQGSGLDVFGYQRMLTRLFGSAGFKRRGTDDPEILEHPANMLMVRFGKRVSKTHIKAFEDLTYQNSLVD, from the coding sequence ATGTTAACTGCTAGCGCCAAAACAACCGAAATAAAACAGTTAACCACACCACAGGGCATGGTATTCATTGAAGGGCCTGTCAGCAAAGAGTACCTTGCTACCCTTACTATGAACGAACGGTTGCGCAACTTCCGCAGCCCCGCACGGCAAAAAGAGGCTTTAATGATTGCCGCCGGTGACCCGGAAGGACTGGTGTATATTGCCCGGCACGGGCAAGAAATCATTGGGTATGTACTCTTTCACAAACCCAGCAAATATACCCGTTGGAGCAGGCATCCCCGCCTGCTGGAACTGGGAGCCATTGAAGTCAGCCGGAGCTGGCAACGTCTGGGCATAGCAAAAGAATTGCTACAACAGGCCTTCAAGAACGAGATGCTGGAGGATTACGTGGTCATCACCACCGAATTCTACTGGCACTGGGATCTGCAGGGAAGCGGACTGGACGTCTTTGGCTACCAGCGCATGCTGACCCGGCTTTTCGGAAGCGCAGGCTTCAAAAGGCGGGGAACAGACGATCCGGAAATCCTGGAACATCCGGCCAACATGTTGATGGTACGCTTCGGCAAGAGGGTAAGCAAAACGCATATTAAAGCTTTTGAAGATCTCACCTATCAGAATTCGCTGGTTGATTAG
- a CDS encoding YtrH family sporulation protein, with amino-acid sequence METFLNKMVLIYFTALGILLGASLVGSLAAVLVREPPVITMLKLARDIKIWAIAAAIGGTFSTFEILESGLFQGEVRAVIKQLFYIVSALAGTQTAHYLILALCGGNK; translated from the coding sequence ATGGAGACGTTTCTCAATAAAATGGTGTTGATTTATTTTACGGCGCTGGGCATTCTGCTGGGGGCATCCCTGGTAGGATCCCTGGCTGCCGTTCTGGTTCGGGAACCGCCGGTGATCACCATGCTTAAACTGGCCCGGGACATCAAAATCTGGGCCATAGCCGCCGCCATCGGGGGCACCTTTTCTACTTTTGAAATTTTAGAAAGCGGGCTTTTCCAGGGAGAGGTCCGGGCGGTGATCAAGCAGCTTTTTTACATTGTCAGTGCTCTGGCCGGCACCCAGACGGCCCACTACCTGATCCTGGCCCTATGCGGAGGAAATAAATGA
- a CDS encoding accessory gene regulator ArgB-like protein, with translation MIHNLAQRIASWLGKELQQEERAAVMAYGLELLLGAVVKLVCFVTIPLLLGIFPQVIAALLASVVFRLAAGGAHCTAYYRCLIGSLTTFTGLGFLARWLGEIDAPGTEMALVAAFFAVTVALIWAPADTPAKPITREGHRRALKIISLLVPLCYLALVWFFPLRGDLVTASTLGLAFQAFTVTPAGYRFVEWLDVLLGRLHSIPIPGKGGVKNAV, from the coding sequence ATGATCCATAACCTGGCCCAGAGGATCGCCTCCTGGCTGGGCAAAGAACTGCAGCAGGAGGAGCGGGCGGCGGTGATGGCCTACGGCCTGGAACTCCTCCTGGGCGCAGTGGTGAAACTGGTATGCTTTGTGACGATACCCTTGCTTTTGGGCATTTTCCCCCAGGTGATTGCGGCGCTACTGGCCAGTGTGGTCTTCCGCCTGGCCGCCGGGGGGGCCCACTGCACCGCCTATTACCGCTGCCTGATCGGCTCCCTAACCACCTTCACAGGCCTGGGTTTTCTGGCCCGCTGGCTGGGCGAAATTGACGCCCCCGGTACGGAAATGGCCCTGGTTGCGGCATTTTTCGCCGTTACAGTTGCTCTAATCTGGGCGCCGGCGGACACCCCGGCCAAGCCAATCACCCGGGAGGGCCATCGCCGGGCGCTGAAAATAATCTCCCTGCTGGTACCCCTGTGCTACCTGGCCCTGGTCTGGTTCTTCCCCCTGCGGGGGGACCTGGTAACCGCCAGCACCCTGGGCCTGGCCTTTCAAGCCTTTACCGTCACCCCGGCCGGCTACCGCTTCGTGGAATGGCTGGACGTTCTCCTGGGCCGGCTGCACTCCATACCCATACCCGGCAAAGGAGGTGTGAAGAATGCGGTTTAA
- a CDS encoding gamma carbonic anhydrase family protein, whose protein sequence is MGIYEFEGHKPQLAKDVFIAPGAMVVGRVEIGRGSSVWFNTVIRGDVDEVKIGEETNIQDGCLLHEDPGYPLKIGNRVTVGHGAILHGCTIEDGSLIGMGAIVLNGARVGQGAVVGAGTLVVEGQEIPPGHLALGSPARVVRQLSAQETEKFQKLVVNYRRLAQQYRSAMFSPSF, encoded by the coding sequence ATGGGCATTTATGAGTTCGAAGGCCATAAGCCGCAGTTAGCAAAAGATGTTTTTATTGCCCCGGGGGCGATGGTGGTTGGCCGGGTGGAAATCGGACGGGGCAGCAGTGTCTGGTTTAATACGGTTATCCGCGGTGATGTGGATGAGGTCAAAATAGGTGAGGAAACAAACATTCAGGACGGCTGTCTATTGCATGAGGATCCCGGCTATCCCCTAAAAATCGGAAACCGGGTTACGGTAGGCCACGGCGCCATTCTCCACGGGTGCACCATTGAAGACGGCTCACTTATCGGCATGGGAGCTATCGTCCTTAACGGTGCCCGCGTGGGCCAGGGGGCCGTGGTGGGTGCCGGGACCCTGGTGGTGGAAGGACAGGAAATTCCCCCGGGGCACCTGGCGCTGGGTTCTCCGGCCCGGGTAGTTCGACAGCTTTCGGCACAAGAAACGGAAAAATTTCAAAAACTGGTCGTTAATTATCGACGGCTGGCACAGCAATACCGATCTGCAATGTTTTCCCCTTCCTTTTAA
- a CDS encoding glycosyltransferase has protein sequence MLTVIIPTYNEEHNIIPLTKRICRSLKGKEFEILFVDDSTDGTTKVLEELSHNNPNVRFIHRHNQRGLATAVVEGFRTARGDVLAVMDADLQHPPEVLPRLLESIEKGNDLVIASRFVPGGEDGGLTPLRRAISLTARLIGRLALKKVRPINDPLSGFFMLKKEVIEEVKLSPLGWKILMEVLVRGRYHRLAEVSYVFERRRGDHSKMSLTEQVNYLRHLVRLVLSSPEDLRFWKFCLVGTTGVAVNMFFFLLFTRLFSLDVVLSALLATSLAIFGNFLLNDLFTWTQQKEDHLLGRAVKFYLCSGAGMVINVAVLSALHCYLRIPAILANGAGILASTAWNYYANNRWTWASTTSRLANENPDSQ, from the coding sequence TTGCTTACGGTAATCATCCCTACTTACAACGAAGAACATAATATCATCCCCCTGACCAAACGCATTTGCCGGTCACTGAAAGGAAAAGAATTTGAAATCCTGTTTGTGGACGATAGTACCGACGGCACGACTAAAGTACTGGAAGAATTAAGCCATAACAACCCCAACGTCAGGTTCATCCACCGGCACAACCAGCGGGGTCTGGCCACGGCTGTGGTGGAGGGGTTCAGGACGGCCAGGGGCGACGTGCTGGCGGTAATGGACGCGGATCTCCAGCACCCGCCGGAGGTCCTCCCCCGCCTGTTGGAAAGCATCGAAAAGGGGAACGATCTGGTCATTGCTTCCCGTTTTGTGCCCGGGGGTGAAGACGGCGGCTTAACCCCCTTAAGGAGAGCGATTTCCCTGACCGCCCGCCTGATTGGCCGCCTGGCCCTGAAAAAGGTACGTCCGATCAATGATCCCTTGAGCGGGTTTTTTATGCTAAAAAAAGAGGTAATTGAAGAAGTAAAACTCTCACCCCTGGGATGGAAGATTCTCATGGAAGTGCTGGTGCGCGGGCGTTACCACCGGCTGGCCGAAGTTTCCTATGTATTTGAGCGCCGCCGGGGTGATCACTCCAAAATGAGTTTAACCGAACAGGTCAATTACCTGCGTCACCTGGTACGACTGGTTTTAAGCAGCCCCGAAGACCTGCGTTTCTGGAAGTTTTGCCTCGTGGGAACAACAGGAGTCGCGGTAAATATGTTCTTCTTCCTGCTCTTTACCCGCCTGTTTTCTCTGGATGTGGTACTTTCCGCCCTGCTGGCCACCAGCCTGGCCATATTCGGCAATTTCCTGCTGAACGACCTTTTTACCTGGACGCAGCAAAAGGAGGACCACCTGCTGGGCCGGGCGGTAAAATTTTACCTTTGCTCCGGTGCGGGTATGGTGATTAATGTAGCGGTTTTAAGCGCCTTACACTGCTACCTCCGCATACCGGCCATCCTGGCCAACGGGGCAGGCATTCTCGCTTCCACGGCATGGAATTATTATGCCAACAACCGGTGGACCTGGGCAAGCACCACTTCCCGGCTGGCCAACGAAAACCCCGATTCACAATAG
- a CDS encoding amino acid ABC transporter permease, protein MDFLHYLVTSIPFFIRAAAVTVELTATALAMGMVIGLVFALMKISGRRFWRCIADTYITVIRGTPLIVQLFAIYFGLATIVDFGSFWSAAIALAVHNGAYIAEIFRGGIQSIDRGQMEAARSLGMSYGLAMRRVILPQAFKRVVPPLGNQFIIGLKDSSLAAFVTMKELFGVSMQLASTHFAELQFYTIAGLYYLALVVLFTFLVNRLERRLKIES, encoded by the coding sequence ATGGACTTCTTACATTACCTGGTAACTTCCATACCCTTTTTTATCCGGGCGGCGGCGGTTACGGTGGAACTCACCGCTACCGCCCTGGCCATGGGCATGGTTATTGGACTGGTGTTTGCCCTCATGAAAATATCCGGGCGCAGATTCTGGCGTTGTATCGCCGACACGTATATTACCGTCATTCGCGGTACACCCCTTATTGTACAGCTCTTTGCCATTTATTTTGGCCTGGCTACCATTGTGGACTTTGGCAGCTTCTGGTCGGCGGCCATCGCCCTGGCCGTGCATAACGGCGCTTACATTGCGGAGATTTTTCGCGGCGGTATTCAATCCATTGACCGGGGACAAATGGAGGCCGCCCGTTCCCTGGGCATGAGCTACGGCCTGGCCATGCGCCGCGTTATATTACCCCAGGCCTTTAAGCGGGTCGTACCTCCTTTGGGTAACCAGTTTATTATCGGTTTGAAGGATTCATCGCTGGCCGCCTTCGTAACTATGAAAGAGTTGTTTGGTGTTTCCATGCAATTGGCTTCCACCCACTTTGCGGAGCTGCAATTTTACACCATCGCCGGCCTGTATTACCTGGCCCTGGTTGTTCTCTTTACCTTCCTGGTCAACCGTCTGGAACGCCGCTTGAAAATAGAAAGCTAA
- a CDS encoding helicase-related protein codes for MAAIFSSPTCVEVIEAIQDHLPALYFAFSRGRTELLAEELGREWDFLTPGEKRSVRWMIQEAEENNPGLFGPRRQNLRRLLLQGIGYHHAGLSPLLKDLVERLYESRLVYVLFCTETFAVGVNFPAASTVFDACRKWDGQEFRPLLNREFFQMAGRAGRRGYDPVGRVFVRIDERFPEQTGFYREDEVEPVRGRLTISPNTVLSLLHWKTDAEIRRLLEKNLSVYQSNKESRQLRQEVQRLEEKAAELARCFCSDRGQPCCELYRVKLRKELNQLKKSKHRNRADSKLRLQEIQILLQKGRKKCRYKVCLDAAKKARRLEERIHLLHKRLKQLEKHSRDYVREFENVWSLLEKLGYVQGRELLPRGKFALYVHVQEILVTELVFSGIILESPPAEATAILAGVDYQPGRDEQVTPPPFSLDRVEELRRFLLQSGVPEYFCVWSPLPAALAAAWYEGASFEQLLGMTNLQEGDIFSILRREIDLLRQIERAAGEDRALARLARELRRRLDRDEVAVVGV; via the coding sequence TTGGCCGCCATATTTTCCAGTCCAACCTGTGTTGAAGTGATCGAAGCCATTCAGGACCACCTGCCGGCCCTTTATTTTGCCTTTAGCCGCGGACGGACCGAGTTGCTGGCGGAAGAACTGGGCCGGGAGTGGGATTTCCTTACTCCCGGGGAGAAGCGTTCCGTCCGGTGGATGATCCAGGAAGCGGAAGAGAATAACCCCGGCCTTTTCGGTCCCCGGCGCCAGAACCTGCGCCGCTTGCTGCTTCAGGGCATTGGCTACCACCATGCCGGCCTGTCGCCGCTGCTCAAGGATCTGGTGGAAAGACTGTATGAATCCCGGCTGGTTTATGTCCTTTTCTGTACGGAAACCTTTGCCGTAGGGGTTAACTTTCCCGCTGCCAGTACGGTTTTTGACGCCTGCCGCAAGTGGGACGGCCAGGAGTTTCGTCCCCTTTTAAACCGGGAATTTTTCCAGATGGCCGGCCGGGCGGGCCGGCGCGGGTATGACCCGGTGGGGCGGGTTTTCGTGCGCATAGACGAGCGTTTCCCCGAACAAACCGGCTTTTACCGGGAGGACGAGGTGGAACCGGTCCGGGGCAGGCTCACCATTTCGCCAAATACGGTCCTGAGCCTTTTGCACTGGAAAACCGATGCAGAGATCCGCCGCCTGCTGGAAAAAAACTTATCCGTCTATCAAAGTAATAAAGAAAGCCGTCAGCTTCGCCAGGAAGTACAAAGGCTGGAAGAAAAGGCGGCGGAACTGGCCCGGTGTTTTTGCTCCGACCGGGGCCAGCCTTGCTGCGAACTTTACCGGGTCAAACTGCGTAAGGAGCTGAACCAGCTTAAGAAAAGCAAGCACCGCAATCGCGCGGACAGCAAGCTGCGGCTGCAGGAGATTCAAATCCTGTTGCAAAAGGGACGTAAAAAGTGCCGCTACAAGGTCTGCCTGGACGCGGCTAAAAAAGCGCGCCGGCTGGAAGAAAGAATCCACCTGCTGCACAAGCGTTTGAAGCAACTGGAAAAACACTCCCGGGATTACGTCCGGGAGTTTGAGAATGTGTGGAGCCTCCTGGAAAAACTGGGTTATGTGCAGGGCCGGGAGCTTTTACCCCGGGGGAAATTTGCCCTTTACGTGCACGTGCAGGAAATACTGGTTACCGAGCTGGTTTTCTCAGGTATTATCCTGGAATCCCCTCCCGCCGAGGCGACCGCCATCCTGGCCGGGGTGGACTACCAGCCCGGGCGGGATGAACAGGTAACTCCACCACCCTTCTCCCTGGATAGGGTGGAAGAACTGCGCCGCTTTTTGCTCCAGAGCGGGGTACCGGAGTACTTTTGTGTCTGGTCGCCCCTGCCCGCCGCCCTGGCCGCAGCCTGGTATGAGGGGGCTTCCTTTGAACAGCTTTTGGGCATGACCAACCTCCAGGAAGGGGATATCTTTTCGATCCTGCGCCGGGAAATTGACCTGCTGCGCCAGATTGAAAGGGCCGCCGGGGAAGACCGCGCCCTGGCCCGGCTGGCCAGGGAACTGCGCCGGCGGCTGGACCGGGACGAGGTGGCCGTGGTGGGGGTGTAA
- a CDS encoding cyclic lactone autoinducer peptide: MRFKQWFLGLVATVAMVVAATGIYPASWGLLYQPEVPAELRK; encoded by the coding sequence ATGCGGTTTAAGCAGTGGTTTTTAGGGCTTGTTGCCACCGTGGCTATGGTGGTGGCCGCCACGGGTATTTATCCGGCCAGTTGGGGCTTGTTGTACCAGCCGGAAGTACCCGCCGAGCTGCGCAAGTAA
- a CDS encoding sensor histidine kinase, which yields MSTLSFPNYLIVVFSLGQALIISLFTQYLAFINASIPLAWVTIVDIVVFGNVALGFILLRKLLVLEEQGNLIRQQAKHIQDLEEMIRNIRAQRHDFISHLQAVYGMLQMGKLESAREYLAEVTGDIRILSQTLRLKQPEVAALVQQKAALAASRNISFGLVIETDLGKLTMRPHNLNRILGNLLDNAMEAVMFLATKDRYVRLEIREDEQSYILAVGNSGPEIKEDIRGKIFEPGFSTKGENRGLGLAIVREIVEQHGGQVRLTSPPTIFTVTLPKAGGE from the coding sequence ATGAGTACGCTATCATTTCCCAACTACCTAATAGTAGTTTTCAGTTTGGGACAGGCATTAATAATCTCCCTGTTTACTCAATACCTGGCTTTCATCAATGCCTCCATTCCACTAGCCTGGGTTACAATAGTGGACATAGTAGTTTTCGGCAACGTTGCTCTGGGATTTATTTTGCTGCGGAAGCTGCTTGTTTTGGAAGAACAGGGCAATTTAATACGCCAGCAGGCCAAACACATCCAGGACCTGGAGGAAATGATCCGCAACATCCGGGCCCAGCGCCACGACTTCATCAGCCACCTGCAGGCCGTGTACGGCATGCTGCAGATGGGCAAGCTGGAAAGCGCCCGGGAGTACCTGGCCGAGGTGACGGGGGACATCCGCATCTTGTCCCAGACCCTGCGGCTGAAGCAGCCCGAGGTGGCCGCCCTGGTCCAGCAAAAGGCGGCCCTGGCGGCCAGCCGCAACATCAGCTTCGGCCTGGTCATTGAAACCGACCTGGGCAAGCTGACCATGCGCCCCCACAATCTGAACCGGATACTGGGCAACCTTCTGGACAACGCCATGGAAGCGGTGATGTTTTTAGCGACGAAAGACCGTTACGTCAGGCTGGAAATAAGAGAAGACGAACAAAGCTATATCCTCGCGGTAGGCAACTCCGGCCCGGAAATAAAAGAGGATATAAGGGGAAAGATTTTTGAGCCTGGCTTTTCCACCAAGGGGGAAAACCGGGGCCTGGGGCTGGCCATTGTACGGGAGATAGTGGAACAGCACGGCGGACAGGTGCGGCTAACCTCCCCGCCCACCATCTTTACAGTAACCCTACCCAAGGCAGGTGGAGAGTGA
- a CDS encoding ABC transporter substrate-binding protein: protein MGKNKGLSLLPGFVFALAILAGCSSRGGTEQEPTFTYAMSGQYRPFNYFDENNQLTGFDVEIGRALAEKMGMKPVPIATPWEGLISGLKAKKYDAILGSMTITPERQKQVDFSDPYYVSGPQLFVRGDSHIKDIQDIKDNTPVGVLISSVYDQEARKYTRNIKNYTSDVTALQDLARGRVEAVITDRFVGTIAAREQKLDIKPVGDLLFVENVGIAFRKGDPLREKVNQAMEEIKADGTYLAISKKYFGTDISN from the coding sequence GTGGGAAAAAATAAGGGGCTTTCTTTGTTGCCGGGTTTTGTCTTTGCGCTGGCCATCCTGGCCGGCTGCAGTTCCAGGGGTGGTACGGAACAGGAGCCGACCTTTACCTACGCCATGTCCGGGCAGTACCGTCCTTTTAACTACTTCGACGAAAACAACCAGCTCACCGGGTTTGACGTGGAAATTGGCCGGGCTCTGGCTGAAAAAATGGGCATGAAGCCCGTGCCCATTGCCACACCCTGGGAAGGATTGATCAGCGGCTTAAAGGCGAAAAAGTACGATGCCATCCTGGGCAGTATGACCATCACGCCGGAAAGGCAAAAGCAGGTGGACTTTTCCGATCCCTATTACGTTTCCGGACCACAACTCTTTGTGCGCGGCGATTCCCATATTAAGGATATCCAGGACATAAAAGACAACACGCCCGTGGGCGTGCTGATCTCCAGTGTTTACGATCAGGAGGCCCGGAAATATACCCGGAACATTAAAAACTACACCAGTGATGTGACCGCCCTGCAGGATCTGGCCCGGGGAAGGGTGGAGGCGGTAATTACCGACCGGTTTGTAGGTACAATTGCCGCCCGCGAGCAAAAGCTGGACATCAAGCCGGTGGGGGACCTGCTTTTTGTTGAAAACGTGGGCATAGCCTTTCGCAAGGGCGACCCGCTGCGGGAAAAGGTAAATCAAGCCATGGAAGAAATCAAGGCCGACGGGACCTACCTGGCCATCAGCAAGAAATACTTCGGCACCGATATTAGTAACTAG
- a CDS encoding DEAD/DEAH box helicase — MVQKKETGARGKRRPRRRRSKIVLPAAPLKLDRFQEEAIAALLDGYTVLVAAPTGTGKTLIAEKLLEHILAAGKGAVYTSPIKALSNQKYRDFGRLFGPERVGLITGDLSINEKAPLLVMTTEIFRNWCFANPGELEHTSHVIFDEMHYLDDPERGTAWEESIIFAPPHMKILGLSATVPNIQEISSWMAEVRGEVVKVIEERCRAVPLEISWIAPGGDVLDEEEAREEIAERQEIRRWRRHRWNDMMAAGQEELDY, encoded by the coding sequence TTGGTACAGAAAAAAGAAACCGGTGCCCGGGGTAAACGCCGGCCACGGCGCCGCCGGTCAAAGATTGTTTTACCGGCGGCACCGTTAAAGCTCGATCGCTTTCAGGAAGAAGCAATTGCCGCGTTGCTGGACGGATATACCGTCCTGGTAGCCGCACCAACGGGAACCGGTAAGACCCTGATTGCCGAAAAACTGCTGGAACATATACTGGCCGCAGGCAAGGGAGCGGTGTATACGTCGCCCATTAAAGCCCTGTCCAACCAGAAATACCGGGACTTCGGGCGGCTTTTCGGCCCGGAGCGGGTAGGGTTAATTACGGGGGACCTTTCCATTAACGAAAAGGCTCCCTTGCTGGTAATGACCACGGAAATTTTCCGTAACTGGTGTTTTGCCAATCCCGGGGAACTGGAGCACACCTCCCACGTCATTTTTGACGAGATGCACTACCTGGACGACCCGGAACGGGGTACGGCCTGGGAGGAAAGCATCATCTTCGCCCCGCCCCACATGAAGATTTTAGGCCTCTCCGCTACCGTACCCAATATCCAGGAAATTTCCTCCTGGATGGCCGAGGTGCGGGGGGAAGTGGTGAAAGTAATCGAAGAACGGTGCCGGGCCGTTCCCCTGGAAATCTCCTGGATTGCCCCCGGGGGAGATGTGCTGGATGAGGAAGAGGCCCGGGAGGAAATTGCCGAAAGGCAGGAAATCCGCCGCTGGCGCCGTCACCGCTGGAACGATATGATGGCCGCCGGGCAGGAGGAACTAGATTATTAG